In Hemitrygon akajei chromosome 32, sHemAka1.3, whole genome shotgun sequence, the genomic window TAGAAGAGTTGGCAAATTAATCAAGATTAACATTAGCGTTATTTGTCCCAtaaacatcgaaacatactgaGAAATGTGCCATTCTGTGTTAAATAAAATCAGTCAGAATCATGCTGGGCAGCCTGGAAGATTTGCCACGCTTCCAAAGCCAACATGCTATGCCCACAACttagtaagtgcaactgtacaattttggaaagtgggaggaaactggagtgcaCAAAATAGACCTACACGGTCATAGGGTGAACGCACAAATGCCTGACATACAGCAGCAGGAATCCAGCCCCCATCTTACGGGTGGCAATGTAAAGCAATTGCGGTAACCACTAACCAACTATGCCACCCTCAAAATAGTTCGCAAGAGTAGTTctaaaagtttgggcaccacaGTGTGGCAATGAGTGGAGTTGCTGCCTCACGGCTGCTGCAACATGGAGTTCAAATCCTGAACTCCTAACTGGAGTTTGCATGTTGTCCCTCTGATGGAGTGGATTTTCTCTGGATGCTACCGTAGCTTCCAAAATCACCGAAGTCACAGAAGTTGGTCGATTAATTGGCTGCTGTGGATTGCCCCTCGTGTGTGGCTGAGTGGTAAAATCCAGGCGGAGCCGAGGGTTATGTGATAaagataaaatgggattagtgttaaGTGGGTGCCTGATGGTCAACATGGACTCATTGGGACAAAGAGGTTGTGTATGACTCTGTGACACGAATTTTGTTTCCCCAACTGTTGCTCGGGGAGTGTGTCAATTTCTCCTCAGTATCTCCACACTACAGTCTCTCAGTACTTACCTGATCATGTCCAATTGAAGGGAGTACAGTCCATGGAGGGAGTCCTTCAGATAGTGAGCTGAGGTATTGGATGCACTTTGTAGTGTGCCCCTCAGCTTTATGCCAACCACATTGTGGATCTAACAACATTCAGTTAACACCCAGGTGCATaatgaaatgctgtctgacccagtGTTAAATTGCCTGTCTGTTCCTTTCATAGAAACAATGTTGTACAGGCGCCTGGATGTTCCTGTTCAGTGTAAAGTTCCTGTTTGGATGCACTCTGTTTAAATGGAGCTGTTTCTTCATTTAGTGGTTGCAGTTGCTGCCCCCCCTCTGATTCTGGGGGCAATGGGCTTCACAAGTGCTGGAATTGTGGCTGGTACTATTGCAGCAAAAATGATGAGCGCGGCAGCTGTGGCTAATGGAGGAGGTGTTGCAGCTGGAAGCACCGTGGCTGTCCTTCAATCCATTGGTAATGTTGACTGATAAACCAGTGAGAACTTCTCAAACTTACTTAAATCCTTCATACTGACATTTTGCCTctaaggcacagaaacaggctcttcaacccatctagtccatgctaaactggTTTTCTGCTAATCCAATCAAACCGCaccaagaccatagccctccgtacccttCCCATCTATGTAACTATCCAAACTTGTGTTAAATGTTAGAATTTTACCAGCATCTGCCACTttactgacagctcgttccacacttacaTCATCCtcggagtgaagaagttcctcctcagatTACCCTTTtaattatttcacctttcaccctatcaTGTCTCGTTCTACTCTCACAGAGCCGGCAGGAAAAAGTCATGcaagcattcactctatctataccctcataattttgtatccatCTATAAGTCTCCTCTTGCTCTCCTGTGCTCTGCATTGGGTTGGATCAGGTGACTCACACAGAGCAGCGACAGACGTAATTAAACGCAGATGACCTTTAATTGGTTGGAGCGTGAGAAGATGGGCTGAATCGTCTGTAACTACAGaaccactgctgctgcaaaagaggTCCAGCGAGCAgcaggttctgtgggtgaaaatacctagTTAATGAGAtatttcagaggagaatggccagactggttcaagctgacaggaaagcgacagtagctcaaatagccatgcattacaacagtggtgtgcagggagcatctctgaatgcacaacacatcaaaccttcatgcggatgggctgcagcagccgAAGACCTTGAACGTACACTCTgtcgccactttattaggtacaggaggtatctaataaagtggcctcttaGTGTATGTACAGAGTCCTGCTAAAGACAGATCAGTCTTTGTCCTTTTCATGGGAAATGAAACAAGGCAGATGATGGACATGTTAATGGGGGAACACTTTAGGAACATGACTATAACTCTAAGTCTCAAGGTCTCTATGGGAAGGGTTAAGGTTGGGTTTTGATTTTgaattgggagaagaatgtttgTTCTTCATCTCCGCTAATCCCACTTGCCACATTATTGAGCATTATCCTGAGGGGAAATGAGCAGTGAGACAtccattacatccttgttttccaTCACTGGTTCATTGAGTTGTAATTCATAACCTTTTATCATCTGGATGAAATTTTCTTTACCTGTCCATCTGAATGTCTCTTAACATAGTGAGTGATTctgactccaacacctcttctagTAGTAGGTTACATATATCAAACAGTCTCAAACTTTCTTTGTAAGCCCATTTGAAAAACTTCACCCTCTCTTCCTAAACCTATCCTTTATTTTTGATAGCTCTACTATGGGGAAAATTTGTTCCATGAATTGTAGCTAAGGTACTCAGAACAAAGTGTGGATTTTTAATAACTGACGAATGTCTCAGATTGTTTACAATTTATTAATAATTGTGTTTTTTCCCTATAGGAGCTGAAGGACTGTCTGCTGCTGCTAAAGCAGCCTTGGGGACTGCAGGTGCTGTGGTTGGTGCAATCTTGTGGCCCTGAAGAGAAGAATGGCCTTGAGAAAACTTAAAATAAATGACAATCTTTCCTAAATTCTGAACATGCAAACAAAAAAACCTGTAATTGAAAATTCATTAAACTTGCATTATCGGTAATTGGTTATTATTAATCCACtgagttgtttgttatatctcccctctcgctgtgaaacagagacacctctttctcccttattagggagagagagagagcctgtggtgtgttgaataccgggtgaacgaatagtctttggggtattGGAAGTCTGTTGCTTCGCTGCGTGGTTGAGTGCTCGGTTttgggtgccgatgctttctttttttgctggtggggcgagggggatcgttgcttgctgctgcgtacgcacaggagggaggggagatgcGGGTGACCTttgggttctaatgttttaattgtcactcattctttgggggcactcctctatttTCATTACTGGTTGCAAAGAAAACGTTTCAGGAggtatatacatttctctgacattaaatgtacctattgaaactttAGTGTCCTGTGTACTGAGATGTAGTAAGTGTCTTTCTTTAAACCATGGTGGACTTTttttaggcatccgttagtctcgtgagaacATAGATTTAgtccttggaaggtttccagggcgcaggcctgggcaaggttttatggaagaccggcagttagttgcccatgcagcaagtctcccctctccacgccaccgacgttgtccaagggaagggcactggggccgatacagcttggcaccagtgtcgttgcaGAGCAGTATGTGGTTAAGTTCCTTGCTCAAGGaaacaacacgctgcctcagctgaggctcgaaccgtgaccttcagatcactaggccgccgccttaaccacttggccacacgccagcATGTGGAAGATTTTAGGGTTATTGGAAAAAGGTGGAGTCAAGGTTGTGTGGTCTTTCCCCAGAGTCACAGGCTGCACGGAGTTTCAGTATGTCCCGTATGCAGTATGCAGTCGAGTCCTGCACTGCACAGCTGTGTGAGATGTACCTGGACAAAGACAGCTGTAACTATATCCTCACTTTCTTAGCAAATGGTCCCCAGCCATGTCAGCCACACCAAGGGTAACATCCGATGGGACTGAAGTTCCAATTGTGCATGGACGATTTGATGGGTGGGAAGGTGCTTACTGCAAGATGAACGAGTCTTGGCCTTTTTTGGTGAGTTCCGGCAATTCTGCCAAATGTATTTTGACAGTCGGCTTGGGAAACCATTCCAGGGGTTCCAACATCAACTTTACCAGCAGGACATTCAAGAACCTGAAATATTTATGtggaatctgaggggaaacttcttcactcagagagtggtgagaatcaATTTGCTAGTAGAAGGGTGGATgtagaaatttggataagtacataaatgggagagatatggagggctgtggtccatgtGCAGGTCAAAGTGATTAGACAGAATAACAGTTTTacccagactcgatgggccaaagggcctgttactgtggtgTAGTGCTCTATGCCTCTATGTCAGTGTTAAGATTCaagaagtttattgtcattcttcaatcGTTCGTTaagtgccgtgttgtatgatgcAGGCGACcacagtctttccatgaccatggttgttcttggcaaatttttcaacagaagtgctttgccgttgctttcttctgggcagtgcctttacaagactggtgaccccagtcattatcaatgctctttggagattgcctgcctggcgacAAGTCGTCACATAACTGGGACTTGTGGTATGCACCAGCTGCTGACACGACCATTCATTGCCTGATCCCATGGCTTCATATCACCCTGATCTGGGggccaagcaggtgctacaccttgtccatgggtgacctgcaggctggcagagggaaggagtgccttatgcCTTGTTCGGTAGTGACAaatctccacctcaccacccaCATTCTTCATTACACAggtgtaaagaaaacaaaatgattgttacttcaaatccaatgcagcataaaagagTAAGcattaaaaatacaataaataaaagtATAAAACCACTCATCAAAAACAATGTACAAGAAACTGTACATTAATTGACGGTGGCCATAAGATGGTGCACAATGTCGCAGGGTCACTCCAGCTCCAATCAACAGCAAGCTTCCTTGCCCTGTTCTTCTTTTTTATGACTGAAAAACACTGCTGACCATAACAAATACTAAAATCAGCAAGTCTATCTTGCTAGCGAGCAGGATAATGAAGACCCTGCGCAGTCACAGCCTAATGTGTGGAGCCAGCCTTCGCTCTGCACCGCAGTCTACTACAGCCACTCAGGGAAGTGGTGTGCAAGGACACAGAAGTGCGGTATCCACTTCGCTTATATCTGCGTCCCTGACTCATGTCAAGGAGGTCAGGACCTGGCCAAAAGGTGGTACCTCAGCACTGCTTTGAAAGCATGCGCTGGAGCATATTCAGAGAGATGGCTACCTACGATCAATACTTCAACAGTGATAAATGTGATGGATCAAAGTCTGGCTACATTGGGAAATATATTGAGGATGTCACCGTGATTAAATTCTCCACtgccagggtaaaccagaaaccATGACTGACTGCAGAGATTCCTGCACTTTAAAGATCTTGCTGCTTTCAAATCGGGGTATAGGATGGCTCTAATGTCAGCAAGAGCTGTGGTCTCCTGTGCATTCAGGAAGGCAAAGCAAGAGAAAACCCACAGACACCTTTGTGACACCAAGGACATATGGCACCTGTGGTAAGGTATAGAAACCATAACAGATTGGATTtgaagtaacaatcattttgttttctttacaccTGTGTAATGAAGAATGtgggtggtgaggtggagattTGTCACTACCAAACAAggcgtaaggcgctccttccccaTGCCATCCTGCAGGTCACCCATGGGCAAGGAGTAGCACCTGCTGAGCTCCCTCATCAGGgtgacatgaagccatgggatcagGCGATGGATGGTCGTGTCAGCAGCTGGTGCATACCACAAGTCCCAGTTACTTGACAACttcacgccaggcagacaatctccaaaGAGCATTGATATTAGCTGGTGTCACCAGTCTTGTAAAATCCACCCTGTGGCTCAATGACTGTGGCACCTCCCACATTGATAGGCTGAATGCCATCTTGAAGTTAGTCACAAATATAAATCCacactacttgtatcatgtagaaacttggagaaacaagaaactaacttttattgaatataacgtATTTAATTGCTTAACGGTGGTGTCACTTTGTATTAGCTCAACTTGGCCAAGAACGATTTATTGATGACTTCCATTTGCACTCGGTTTCTTGTTtaaatgtccaacaataatcagccagaatTGCTCCATTACAGTTGTGCTggtactgtttctccatgaccactaTGTCCTGGTGAAATCTTTCACCATGCTGTTCACGGACAACGCCGAGacctgcagggaagaagtctaaatgggaatgcagaaaatgaacctTTATTGGCATGTTGCGCTTCATGGTTtcgtatgcttgaagcatgttgctAACCAGCGGCAAGTAGTCTGGTGCTCTGTAGttaccaagaaaattttcaacaacgtCCTTGAATGCTTCCCTTGTGATTtcctccggtcccactagaagttcttcaaattgcctgtcattgacaACCTGATTGATTTGTTGACCAATAAGAATGCCTTTATTAATCTTGGCGTCAGTTATTCTGACTAGAATTTGGAACTGAAATAACAGACTtgggaaattttttttaaaaagatgcacgatagggaaatttcatggtgattttcatgatcaggaGCCCATAGTccataaaatacacacaaaggtattcaggaagcaaaatctttttgTCCAATGTATGGATCATatcaaaatgagaatcaggttcaatatcaccgggatgcgtcatgaaatttgttaatttagcagcagccaTATAATACATGATGAtacagaagaaataaataaaatccaataagtatactatatatatgtatattaaatagtttgaTTAAAAGTAGAGCAAAACAAATaatgttaaaaaaaagtgaggtagtgttcatgggttcaatgtccattaggaatcggatggcagaggggaagaagctgttcctgaatcactgagtgtgtgccttcaggcttctgtacctccttcctgatggtaataatgagaagagggcatgtctgggtggtaagggtccttaataatggacactgccttcctgagacaaggctcctcgaagatgtcttgaatactacAGAGGCGAGTActtaagatggagctgactaattttacaagtttctgtagcttctttcggtcctgtgcagtagcaccc contains:
- the LOC140719556 gene encoding interferon alpha-inducible protein 27-like protein 2A isoform X1 — translated: MGFLIVLGAATGAVVAVAAPPLILGAMGFTSAGIVAGTIAAKMMSAAAVANGGGVAAGSTVAVLQSIGAEGLSAAAKAALGTAGAVVGAILWP